Within Streptomyces antibioticus, the genomic segment CACCTTGGCCGTCGCCAGGGCGACCCGGTTCCAGGTGTTGATCGCGCAGATCAGGGCGATCACCTGGGCCAGCTCCGGCTCGTCGAAGTGCGCGGCGGCCTCGGCGTAGACGTCGTCCGGGACACCTCCGTCGGCGACCAGGGTGAGCGCCTCGGTCAGGGCCAGGGCGGCCTGTTCCCGCTCGGTGTAGAAGTGGCGGGCCTCGCGCCAGACGGCGACCAGGTGCAGCCGGTCCTCGCTCTCGCCGGCCTTGCGGGCGTCGTTGGTGTGCATGTGCAGGCAGTACGCGCAGTGGTTGAGGTGGGACGCCCGGATCTGGACCAGTTCGACGAGGGCGGGGTCGAGGCCCTCGCGGGCGGCGGCGTCGAAGCCGATGAGAGCGCGGAACGCCGGGCGGGCGGACCGGCCGAAGTCCAGCCGGGTGCGGGCGGCCTCGGCGGCGGCGATCGCAGTGGCGGGGTCGAGGGCGGACTCTGCATCGATGAGAGCGGTGGCGGTGTTCGTCGTCGTGTGATCCATGTGCTCCAACCTAGAAGCCGGAAAGACCCCCTGTAGGGTGCATTTCCATGGGGGATTCGTGGGTCAATTCCGCGGAGCGGATCGGTGCGGACCTGCATCTGGAGCTGTCCGGTCCCGGCGGACGGCGGGCCGCGCTCATCCGGGCGCTGCGCGAGGCCGTGCGTGACGGGCGGCTCGCCCCGGGCACCCGGCTGCCGCCCTACCGTTCGCTCGCCGCCGACCTCGGGATCGCCCGCAACACGGTGGCCGACGCCTACGCCGAACTGGTCGCGGAGGGCTGGCTGACCGCCCGCCAGGGCTCCGGCACCCGCGTCGCCGAACGGGCCGAACCCCTGCGCCGCGCCGAACGGACACCGGTGGACGCGCCGCCACGCGCGCGTGGCCCGCTGCACGATCTGCGGCAGGGCACCCCGGACGTGTCGGCGTTCCCGCGCGCGGCCTGGCTCGCCTCCTACCGGCGGGCCCTCCAGCAGGCGCCCAACGAGGTCTTCGGGCCCGGTGACCCCGCCGGGCGCCGGGAGCTGCGCGAGGCCCTCACCGAATATCTGGCACGCGCGCGTGGCGTACGCACCGAGCCGGAGCGCATCGTGATCTGCTCCGGCTTCGCCCACGCGCTGCGGCTGCTGTGCGCTCCCGGCGGGGTGCTGCGCGGCCCGCTGGCCGTGGAGGCGTACGGGCTGGGCTTCCACCGGGAGCTGCTCGCGGCGGCGGGCGTGCGGACGGTTCCGCTGCCGCTGGACGAGGACGGGGCGCGCGTGGAGGCGCTGGGGCGCGAACGGGCCGTCCTGCTCACTCCCGCGCATCAGTTCCCCACCGGCGGCCCGCTGCACCCGAGCCGTCGGACCGCCGTCGTCGACTGGGCACGCGCGCGGGACGCCGTGGTGCTGGAGGACGACTACGACGGCGAGTTCCGCTACGACCGCAGGCCCGTCGGCGCCGTCCAGGGCCTCGACCCGGAGCGGGTGATCTACATCGGCTCGGTGAGCAAGAGTCTCTCGCCCGCGCTGCGGCTGGGCTGGATGGTGCTGCCGCGGCGGTTCGTGGACGCGGCGCTCGCCGCCAAGGGCGAGCGGGAGGCGTGGGCGAGCGTCCCGGACCAGCTCGGTCTGGCCGACTTCATCGTCTCCGGGGCGTACGACCGTCATGTACGGCGGATGCGGCAGCGCTACCGGGGGCGGCGGGACCGGCTGGTCGCGGCGCTGGCGGCCCAGGCGCCGCACATCGGGGTCACCGGGGTCGCGGCCGGTCTGCACGCGGTGCTGCGGCTGCCGCCCGGCACCGAGCGCTCCACGGTGAAGGCGGCCGCCTGGCAGGGCATCGCCCTGGACGGCCTGGCGTCCTTCCGGCACCCGGAGACGGACCTCCCGGCGGCGGACGGGCTGGTCGTCGGGTACGCGACGCCGTCGGAGCACGCGTACGGCGCGGCGCTGGACGCCCTGTGCGGCGTGCTGCCGCCGGACCGGCGCCGCGAGCGGGGTCCACGCCACCCGGGGTGAGGCGCGGCGGCAATCCTTCCCGCGGACGAGGCGCCGCGCGCCCCTCCTGCCCGAGGAGGAGCCGGGAGGAGCCGGGACCTGCACCCGCCGGACGACGCCCCGGGCGCGGTCTCCGCCCCACTCACCAAATCTTCCCCTAGGTGTCCGAAAAGCGGCTTACGGGCTACATGGATCCGAACGGCGGTGGGACCATCGGAACAGGAGGTGTGCTGTCGTCGCGCCCGGCGCCGGGCAGGCAGCGGCCGCCCCCATCCTTCGTTCCGCCGTCAGGCGCAGGGCCCATCCCGCGCGTCCCCCCTGTTGGCGGTCGGTACGGGAGGGTGTTGATGACGACGCTCGACGAACGTCATGGAGACGGTGCCGGCGGCAGGGATGTGCCGGGCGGCGAGGCCGTCCTCGCTCTCGCCGGGGCCCGGGACACGGCCGCCGTCCCGCTGGACGACCCCGGCGCCGCACTCCCCGGACTCACCGGCTCCAAGGCCGCGAACCTCGCCCGCGCGGCCCGCGCCGGACTGCCGGTGCTGCCCGGGTTCGTGATCCCGCACGGAGGCGGCGGCGACACCGTCGCCCTGCGGCGGGCCTGGGACGACCTCTCCGACGGGGGAACCCTGCCTCTCGTCGTACGGTCCTCGTCGCCGCGGGAGGACACCGAGGGGTCCTCGCTGGCGGGCCGGTTCGCCTCGGTGCTCGACGTACGCGGCTGGCCGGCCTTCCGTGCGGCCGTGGGGACCGTGCTCGACTCGGCGCGGCTGCCCGACGGGTCCACGGCGCCCATGGCGGTCCTCGTGCAGCCGATGCTCGGGGCGCGGGCCGGCGGGGTGATGTTCGGGGCCGACCCGGTGGCGGGGCGGTCCGACCGGATGCTGGTGAGCGCGGTGCACGGCGGCCCCGACAGCCTCGTCGGCGGGGAGCGGACGGGCACGGGCTACTGGCTCAGCGCCCGCGGGCGACTGCTGCGCACAGAGCAGGCGGAGCAACCGGAGCACCCGGAGGAGGGCCCGCTGGAGAAGGGCCCGCCCCTCACCCGCTCCGAGCTGGCCCGGCTGGTCCGGCTCGCGCGACGGGCCCGCAAGGTGTTCGGCGGACCGCAGGACATCGAGTTCGGGTTCGACACGGACGGGCGGCTGTGGCTGTTCCAGAGCCGTCCCATCACGGCGATGGCGGCACGGCCCGCGCGCGGCGCCCGTCTGCTGGGACCCGGCCCGGTCGCCGAGACGCTCCCGACGCAACTGACCCCGCTGGAGGAGGACCTGTGGGTCACGCCCATGGCGCACGGTCTCGCCGCCGCGCTCGACATCGGGGGCACCGCGCCGCGCCGGCTGCTGCGGACGGTACCGGTGGTCCGCACGGTCGGCGGGCGGGCGGCGGCCGACCTGCGGCTGCTCGGCGCGGCCCGGCCCCGGCATCCGTGGCTCGCGCTGCTCAACCCCGCGCCGGGAGCCCGCCGGCTCGCCGCCGCGTGGCGGGTGGGACGGCTCGGCACGGCGCTGCCGGGCCTGGCGACGGACCTCGTCGCGGACGTCGACCGCAGGCTGGCCGGCGTCCCGGCCCCCGCCGGAACCCCCTCCCCCGCGCTGGTGGCCGAGCTGCGCTGGACGCGCCGGGTCCTGGTGTCCCTGCACGCCCAGGAGGCGCTCGCGGGCGCCCTGCTGCCCGAACCGCCGACCAGCCGAACGGCGGCGGGCGCGGCGCTCACCGCGCTGGCGGCGGCCCGCGCGCGGGGCGTTCCCGACGCCCGGGTGATCGCCGCGGAACCGGTGGTCCTCGCCCTGACGGCACCGAGCCTGCGCGACCGGCCACGGACACCGGACGCGCACGTGCCGGAGCAGGGAGACGGCGGCACGGGAGGCGGAGGGCCCCACAGGGCGAGCGAGCAGGATCCACGACACGCCGACCACCCCCTCACCCACACCCGCTCCCCTGTCCCCGGTCTCCCGCCCCGAGAAGCCCTCCGCCTGCGCATCCGCTGGGTCCAGGAGCTTCAGGTCCGGCTCGCCCGGGAGGCCGCCCGGCGGACGGGGCTGGACGTGGAACGTCTGGCGCTGCTGCGCTGGACGGAGGTGGCCGCCGCGCTGGAGGGCGGCCCGCTGCCGGCCGACGCGCACACGCGTGTGCCGCCCTCCGCGTCGCCCGCGCTGCCGGACGCCTTCCGGCTGGCGGAGGGCGAGGTCGTGGTCGCCGAGCACCACGACGACCACCGTGACGACAGCCGAGGCGACGGCAACGGCAATCGCGGCCTGGGCGCCTCCCGCGGCCGCGCGGTCGGCACCGCCTGGGACGGCACGGGCCCCCGCCCGCCCGACGCCGTGCTCGTCGTCCGCACCCTGGACCCGGCGCTCGCCCCGCTGCTGCCGGACCTGACGGGGCTGGTCGCGCAGACCGGCAGTCCGCTGTCCCACCTGGCGGTCCTGGCCCGGGAGTTCGGGCTCCCGGCGGTGGTCGGCGCCGCGCACGCCGTACGCCGCTTCCCGCCCGGTTCGCGGCTCTCGCTCGACGGCACCACGGGCGACGTACGCGCGGGGGAGGCGCCGTGAAGAAGGTCATGTACGTGTTCGCGGGCCTCGCGGCGGCCGGGGCCGGCTCGTACCTGGTGATCTACCTGTACCGGTGGCAGTGGCAGCGGGCGCTGATCTGCGGGGTGCTGCTGCTTGTGGTCGAGGTGCTGCTGTTCGGCATCGTGCTGCTGGGGCGGCTGACCCGGATCGAGGAGCGGCTGCGGGACACCGACCGGCGCCAGCGCGAGGCGGAGGCGCGCCAGGAGGACGTGCTCGCCCGGCTGCGGCAGCCCGCGCGGGCACGGGAGGACACGCGGTTCCGGTGGCTGGAGGACCCGTCGGACCGTACGTACGTCTTCGTGCCGGTCCTCATGGTCACCGGGGTGCTGCTGTCGGGGCTGGCGTGGGTGGTGCAGCGGATCGCGTCGGCCACGACGAGACCGGCCGAGCGGCGGCTGGCCGGACGGCTCGCCGTGCTCGGCGCCCCCGGTCCGGAGGGCGAGGACGAGCGGGGCGGACCGGACGAGCTGGCGGGGCTGCCGCCGGAGCGACCCCGGATGTCGTGGGGCCGTACCGCGCGCGGGGCGGTCGTCGTGGTCGTGGCGGGGGCGCTGACCGTCGCGCTGGTCGCGGGGATCGCGGAGCTGACCCAGACCCGGGAGGAGGAGCCGAACGGCAGCGCGGCGACCTCCGTGCTCGTACAGGTCGACCTGCGGGGCCCGGACGTGACGTCCGCGCGCCGGGCGCTGGCCGCGGAGCAGGTGTGGGAGCGCTGCCGGGACTCCACGTCCGTACCGCTGCGGCACACGGCCCTGGGCGACCTCGGGGACGGGCTGTTCGCCGGGGTCGTACGGCCCGCCCTGACCGAGCACGACCGGCTGCGGCTGCGCGGCTGCCTGGAGGACACGACCCTCGAACGCGCCCATCTCACCGTGGTCGGCGTCGGCGACACGGGCACGGACGACGACTGACCGGGGCGACTCGCCCGTACGAACCGGCCGATCCGTACGACATACGGTCCATATATGCATGCGTACACGGACAAGACGGACAAGGGGAGCGCGGGCTACGATGCGAAGGCGCCCACGTCCCCTAGTCCCTCTGGTCGCTCATGGCTGTCCTCAGTGCCACCCTGCCCCACCCCCACCCGAATCCCGCTCCCCGCAAGCGCCCCCTCCCCCGGCGCGCGATGCGTGTCCTGATCGCCCTCGTCATCGGCTACGCGGTCCTGTGGGCCGCCGGAGCCGGCGGCATCCTGGCCCTGTCGTACTGGGCCAAGCAGGAGACGCCCGCCCCGGCCGGCACCCGCACCGTGCAGGGCATCCACAACTTCCAGCCCGTCGACTCCGACGGACGGCTGTGGCGCGGCGCCGCGCCCTCCCCCGCCGGGTACCGGGCGCTGGCGGGCCTGGGCTTCACCACCGTGGTGGATCTGCGCGCCGAGGACCTCAGCGCCCATCAGCTCGGCGGGCCGCGCACGGCCGGTCTCGACGTCGTACGCCTGCCGATCCGGGACGGGCAGACGCCGAGGCCCGCGCAGGTGCAGCGCCTGCTCGCGACCGTCGCGGCGGCCGAGGGCAAGGTGTTCGTGCACTGCGGCGCGGGCGTCGGCCGTACGGGCACGATGGCGGCCGCGTATCTGGTGCAGACCGGGGAGAAGTCGCCGTCGACGGCGGTCCGGCGCAACCTCGCGGTCGGGCCGCCGTCGATCGAGCAGATCTACTACGGACTGCACCTCGGCAAGAGCGAGGCCGAGCAGCCGCCGCTCCCGGTCGTCGCCGTGAGCCGTCTGGTGGACGCCCCACGGCGCATGCTGACCTGGTTCTGAGCCCGCAGGCCCCGCCCGCCGCCCCGCAAGCCCCGCCCCTGCGGCGGGAGGCTACGGCTTGCGCGCCACCGCCCCGTAGCCGGGGATGACGCCGTCCTCCTGGCCGGGCACGGGTTCGCCCAGCTCGGGATGCCAGTCGGGGACGACCGCGACGCCCGGCTCGACCAGGTCGAGCCCGTCGAAGAAGCGGGCGAACTCCTCGCGGGAGCGCAGGGCGAGGGTGATGCCCGCCCCCTTGAGCTTGGCGGTCGCCGCCGCCGACTCCTCCGGGGTGAAGTCGGCGGTGGCGTGGGTCATCATCAGGTAGCTGCCCGAGGGCAGTTCGGCGAGCAGCCGGCTGACGAGTTCGTGCGCCCCGTCCTCGTCGGAGACGAAGTGCAGCAGCGCGATCAGCGACAGGGCCACCGGCCGGTCGAAGTCCAGGATCTTCCTGGCCCCCTCGACGATGGTGGCCGGGTCGCGGACGTCCGCCTGGAGGTACTCGGTGACACCGCCGGGCGTGCTGCGCAGCAGGGCGGCCGCGTGGGCCAGCACGATCGGGTCGTTGTCGCAGTAGACGATCCTGGCGTCCGGCGCGACCTCCTGGGCGACCTGGTGCAGATTGGGCTCGGTCGGGATGCCGGTACCGACGTCCAGGAACTGGCGGACGCCGTTGCGGGCCAGCCAGCGCGTGGCCCGGTGCATGAAGGCACGGTTGACTCGTGCCATCACCGGAACACGCGGGTCGAGCGCGAGCATCTGGCGGCCCAGCGCCTCGTCGACGGGATAGTTGTCCTTGCCGCCGAGGTACCAGTCGTACATGCGTGCGGGATGGGGCTTGCTGGTGTCGATCTCGACTACGGGGGTGGGGTCCTGCCCGGTCATGAGGCACTCCGTAAGCGTCTGACGCGGTCAACGATGATCAATTCAGTACCAAGATAAGGAAGTTGAGCGGAAGAAACACAATCGTCAGGGCAGATCGTCAGGACAGCAGGAAGTCCGCCTTCCCCGCCTTCGCGCCCTCGATGAACGCGGTCATCTCGTCGGTCGTATAGATGAGTGCCGGACCGTCCGGGTCGGTGGACTGGCGGACGGCTATCCGGCCGTCGGCGAGCTTCATCGCCTCCAGGCAGTTGCCGCCGTTCCCGCCGCTCCACGGCTTGTGCCAGCCTTCGCTGCCCAAGTCCTGCGCGGGCATGCCGTTGTAGACCCGTTTGCGCGGCTTGATGCGATCCATTCACAGCTCCTTGCGGAAATCCCTCAGGATGTCCTTCGTGCGATGTGCAGTAGCGGCCTGCGCCGCCATGCGGTCCATGACCTCGAGGTGGGTCGCCACCTCGGTGCGCGCGTCGAGATAGACGGCGCCGGTCAGGTACTCGCTGTAGACCATGTCCGGAAGCTCCGGCATGGCGAATCGGAAGAGCACGAAGGGCCCGTACGTCCCCGGGTGCGGCCCGCCGGTGAACGGGGCGACCTGGAGCGTCACATTGGGCAGCTTCGTCGCTTCGAGCAGTTTGTCGACCTGGGCGCGCATCACCTCCGGACCGCCCACCGGGCGGCGCAGCACGGTCTCGTCCATCACGACCCACAGGCGGGGGGCGTCCTGACGAGTGAGCAGTTCCTGGCGTTGCATGCGCAGGTCGACATGGCGCTCGATGTCCTCCGGCCGGGTCTGGCCGATGGCTCCGGAGCGCAGCACCCCGCGCGCGTACTCCTCGGTCTGGAGCAGACCGGGGATGAAGTGCGGTTCGTACTGGCGGATCAGGGAGGCGGCGCCCTCCAGGCTGACATGCATGGAGAACCAGCCCGGCAGGACGTCGTGGAAGCGCTGCCACCAGCCGGGCCGGTTGGCCTCCTCGGCCAGTTGCACGAAGCCCTCGGCCTCGTCGTCGGTGACGCCGTACGCCTTCAGCAGCAACTGGAGGTAGGGGATCTTGAGGCCGACCTCGGCCATCTCCATCCGGCGGACGGTGGCGGGCGCGACACGGAGGATCCGAGCGGCCTCCTCGCGCTTGAGCCCGGCGCGTTCCCGCAGGTCCAGCAGGCGCCGGCCGAGGACGACCTGTCCGACGGTCGGCGCGGACCGCGGTTCGCTCACGCTCCACCTCCATGAAGAACCTGAACAGCCTTGCGGCGCCATTCGAAGACTCGATCGAAGATCTGTACGAATGAGTACGGATCTTCGGTGATCCCAACTGGCGCCGCTCAACGTGTTGTTGCGTGCAGTGTGCCACGGCGTTCCACACCGTCACACAGCACTCTGCATTTTTCAGAGTGACACTTGCCAAGTGTTCACGGCGGGGCGATAGTGGCAAGCGTGATTCCGTCCGCGCCCTTAGGAACAGACGCTGCCGCAGGCCACCCCCGAGGTCTCGGTACCGCCGCGGGAGCAAAGCCCTCCGAGGCCGCTGCCGAGCGCCGGTTCCGGTTCGAGCTGGCCGCCCATCCGGGTTCTCCCGCCCAGGCCAGACGCCTGGCCAGAACGCGGCTGAGCGGCTGGGCGGTGTGCGAGGACACCTGCGACACGGCCGCCCTCGTGATATCCGAACTGGTGACCAACGCGATCGTGCACACCGACAGCGATGTCGTCGTGTGCGAGCTGTACGACGGTGACGACCTGGTGCGCATCTCCGTGCGCGACGAGGGATGCGCCCCCGGCGAGCCGCATCCGTCGCCGCAGCGTCCCGAGGAGGAGCACGGGAGGGGATTGCTCCTCGTCGCGGCCGTCTGTCACGCCTGGGGCGCCCAGGAGCACGGGGCGGGCCTGCTGGTCTGGGCCGACGTCCCGCGCAGCGCGGGCCCCGCGCACGCCGAAGAACTCGACGCCGACGAACCCCGCGACGACCTGGGCTGGGGCGCACCGCCCGCTCCGGGACCGGGGGACGACACGGAGCACGACGACCACGCCGATCACTCGGGTGAGGGGGGCGAGGCGAGCGCCGCCCCCGACCCGCGGGTCCTCCGGCAGAACGACGGCCACCCGCACCGCACGGCCCAGGCCGGGACAACACACCCCGCGCACCCCGCCCACCGCACGCCGGAGCCGGGCACACACCCGGCCCACCGCACGCCGGAGACGGGCACGCACCCGGCCCACCGCACGCCGGAGACAGCCACGCACCCCGCCCACCGCGCCACCCCGGAACCGGGCGCCCACCCGACGCACCGCGCACCGGAACCGGCCCCGCACACCGTGCGACCCCTGCCCCACGGCCCCGCGCCCCACGGCCCCCTGCCCTACGTGCCGAAACCCCCCGACCAGTCGTCGGCCGGTCCGGCGCCGCGCGTGGCTCCGCAGTGGCAGCGCACGCCCGGCCTCGACGTCCGGGCCGCCGGAACCGTGCCGGGCGACCGCGGCCGGGAACGGGGCCGGCCATGAGCACCCTGACCTCCCCGGCGCTCAGCCTGAACACCCTCGTCCGGCTGAAGCGCAGCGGCCTGGGCATCGCGCCGCGAGC encodes:
- a CDS encoding carboxymuconolactone decarboxylase family protein; amino-acid sequence: MDHTTTNTATALIDAESALDPATAIAAAEAARTRLDFGRSARPAFRALIGFDAAAREGLDPALVELVQIRASHLNHCAYCLHMHTNDARKAGESEDRLHLVAVWREARHFYTEREQAALALTEALTLVADGGVPDDVYAEAAAHFDEPELAQVIALICAINTWNRVALATAKVAGTDERR
- a CDS encoding SAM-dependent methyltransferase, which translates into the protein MTGQDPTPVVEIDTSKPHPARMYDWYLGGKDNYPVDEALGRQMLALDPRVPVMARVNRAFMHRATRWLARNGVRQFLDVGTGIPTEPNLHQVAQEVAPDARIVYCDNDPIVLAHAAALLRSTPGGVTEYLQADVRDPATIVEGARKILDFDRPVALSLIALLHFVSDEDGAHELVSRLLAELPSGSYLMMTHATADFTPEESAAATAKLKGAGITLALRSREEFARFFDGLDLVEPGVAVVPDWHPELGEPVPGQEDGVIPGYGAVARKP
- a CDS encoding PEP/pyruvate-binding domain-containing protein, translating into MTTLDERHGDGAGGRDVPGGEAVLALAGARDTAAVPLDDPGAALPGLTGSKAANLARAARAGLPVLPGFVIPHGGGGDTVALRRAWDDLSDGGTLPLVVRSSSPREDTEGSSLAGRFASVLDVRGWPAFRAAVGTVLDSARLPDGSTAPMAVLVQPMLGARAGGVMFGADPVAGRSDRMLVSAVHGGPDSLVGGERTGTGYWLSARGRLLRTEQAEQPEHPEEGPLEKGPPLTRSELARLVRLARRARKVFGGPQDIEFGFDTDGRLWLFQSRPITAMAARPARGARLLGPGPVAETLPTQLTPLEEDLWVTPMAHGLAAALDIGGTAPRRLLRTVPVVRTVGGRAAADLRLLGAARPRHPWLALLNPAPGARRLAAAWRVGRLGTALPGLATDLVADVDRRLAGVPAPAGTPSPALVAELRWTRRVLVSLHAQEALAGALLPEPPTSRTAAGAALTALAAARARGVPDARVIAAEPVVLALTAPSLRDRPRTPDAHVPEQGDGGTGGGGPHRASEQDPRHADHPLTHTRSPVPGLPPREALRLRIRWVQELQVRLAREAARRTGLDVERLALLRWTEVAAALEGGPLPADAHTRVPPSASPALPDAFRLAEGEVVVAEHHDDHRDDSRGDGNGNRGLGASRGRAVGTAWDGTGPRPPDAVLVVRTLDPALAPLLPDLTGLVAQTGSPLSHLAVLAREFGLPAVVGAAHAVRRFPPGSRLSLDGTTGDVRAGEAP
- the pdxR gene encoding MocR-like pyridoxine biosynthesis transcription factor PdxR, coding for MGDSWVNSAERIGADLHLELSGPGGRRAALIRALREAVRDGRLAPGTRLPPYRSLAADLGIARNTVADAYAELVAEGWLTARQGSGTRVAERAEPLRRAERTPVDAPPRARGPLHDLRQGTPDVSAFPRAAWLASYRRALQQAPNEVFGPGDPAGRRELREALTEYLARARGVRTEPERIVICSGFAHALRLLCAPGGVLRGPLAVEAYGLGFHRELLAAAGVRTVPLPLDEDGARVEALGRERAVLLTPAHQFPTGGPLHPSRRTAVVDWARARDAVVLEDDYDGEFRYDRRPVGAVQGLDPERVIYIGSVSKSLSPALRLGWMVLPRRFVDAALAAKGEREAWASVPDQLGLADFIVSGAYDRHVRRMRQRYRGRRDRLVAALAAQAPHIGVTGVAAGLHAVLRLPPGTERSTVKAAAWQGIALDGLASFRHPETDLPAADGLVVGYATPSEHAYGAALDALCGVLPPDRRRERGPRHPG
- a CDS encoding DUF397 domain-containing protein encodes the protein MDRIKPRKRVYNGMPAQDLGSEGWHKPWSGGNGGNCLEAMKLADGRIAVRQSTDPDGPALIYTTDEMTAFIEGAKAGKADFLLS
- a CDS encoding ATP-binding protein, giving the protein MIPSAPLGTDAAAGHPRGLGTAAGAKPSEAAAERRFRFELAAHPGSPAQARRLARTRLSGWAVCEDTCDTAALVISELVTNAIVHTDSDVVVCELYDGDDLVRISVRDEGCAPGEPHPSPQRPEEEHGRGLLLVAAVCHAWGAQEHGAGLLVWADVPRSAGPAHAEELDADEPRDDLGWGAPPAPGPGDDTEHDDHADHSGEGGEASAAPDPRVLRQNDGHPHRTAQAGTTHPAHPAHRTPEPGTHPAHRTPETGTHPAHRTPETATHPAHRATPEPGAHPTHRAPEPAPHTVRPLPHGPAPHGPLPYVPKPPDQSSAGPAPRVAPQWQRTPGLDVRAAGTVPGDRGRERGRP
- a CDS encoding helix-turn-helix domain-containing protein, which codes for MSEPRSAPTVGQVVLGRRLLDLRERAGLKREEAARILRVAPATVRRMEMAEVGLKIPYLQLLLKAYGVTDDEAEGFVQLAEEANRPGWWQRFHDVLPGWFSMHVSLEGAASLIRQYEPHFIPGLLQTEEYARGVLRSGAIGQTRPEDIERHVDLRMQRQELLTRQDAPRLWVVMDETVLRRPVGGPEVMRAQVDKLLEATKLPNVTLQVAPFTGGPHPGTYGPFVLFRFAMPELPDMVYSEYLTGAVYLDARTEVATHLEVMDRMAAQAATAHRTKDILRDFRKEL
- a CDS encoding protein-tyrosine phosphatase family protein, with protein sequence MAVLSATLPHPHPNPAPRKRPLPRRAMRVLIALVIGYAVLWAAGAGGILALSYWAKQETPAPAGTRTVQGIHNFQPVDSDGRLWRGAAPSPAGYRALAGLGFTTVVDLRAEDLSAHQLGGPRTAGLDVVRLPIRDGQTPRPAQVQRLLATVAAAEGKVFVHCGAGVGRTGTMAAAYLVQTGEKSPSTAVRRNLAVGPPSIEQIYYGLHLGKSEAEQPPLPVVAVSRLVDAPRRMLTWF